Proteins co-encoded in one Arachis stenosperma cultivar V10309 chromosome 7, arast.V10309.gnm1.PFL2, whole genome shotgun sequence genomic window:
- the LOC130941225 gene encoding BTB/POZ domain and ankyrin repeat-containing protein NPR1-like, with product MIQVEPGVVGVMDSANEASSSLSFVSSHLSNGGSSNNIENGGGGIEILSLKKLSTSLEKLLIDADYDYSDAEILVEGIPVSVHRCVLASRSPFFHELFKKGNVSNGEGTVKEGGKPRYLMSELVPYGKVGHESFLVFLHYLYTGTLKASPPEVTTCVDETCVHDACRPAIDYALELMYASATFQMKELVLLFQRRLLNFVEKAVVEDVIPVLMAAFHCQLSQLRLQCTQRVARSDLDTTSLEKEFPQEVVEEIKSLRAQSVLESTPAEMEVETLNEKSIRRIHKAMDSDDVELLNLLLNESKVTLDDAYALHYACAYSDSKVIQEVLNLGLADINLRNPRGYTVLHVAARRKDPSILVALLKKGANASDTTPDGQTALVICQRLTRRKDYHEETVQCKESNKDRLCVDVLEREMRRNFKCVTMSDSSETTADDLHMKLDYFENRVAFARLLFPAEARVAIENAEVDSASLDTTSLALKRAGANREVDLNETPAVRTKKMQLRLQSLQKTVENGRRFFPHCSEVLDNFLEDLIPDVFFLEKGSEEEQRIKKARFMELKDDVQKAFHMDMAENKRHSGLSSSLSSSSSSSRKEGVGHRVRKK from the exons ATGATTCAAGTGGAACCTGGTGTAGTTGGGGTTATGGACAGTGCAAATGAAGCATCATCATCTTTAAGCTTTGTATCATCTCATTTATCAAATGGTGGTTCAAGCAATAACATTGAGAATGGTGGTGGGGGTATTGAGATTTTGAGCTTGAAGAAGCTAAGCACTAGCCTTGAGAAGTTGTTGATTGATGCTGATTATGATTATAGTGATGCTGAGATTCTTGTTGAAGGTATCCCTGTGAGTGTTCATAGGTGTGTATTGGCTTCAAGAAGTcctttctttcatgaacttttCAAGAAAGGGAATGTTAGTAATGGCGAGGGTACGGTTAAGGAAGGAGGAAAACCAAGGTATCTTATGTCTGAATTGGTGCCTTATGGGAAAGTTGGGCATGAATCCTTCCTGGTTTTCTTGCATTATTTATATACAGGGACCCTTAAGGCTTCACCACCAGAAGTAACAACATGTGTTGATGAAACATGTGTCCACGATGCTTGTCGCCCTGCAATCGATTATGCTTTGGAGCTCATGTATGCCTCTGCCACTTTTCAGATGAAAGAGCTTGTTTTGCTTTTTCAG CGGCGCCTTCTAAACTTTGTGGAGAAAGCTGTAGTGGAAGATGTGATTCCTGTTCTTATGGCAGCCTTCCACTGTCAACTAAGCCAGCTTCGCTTGCAATGCACTCAAAGAGTAGCAAGGTCTGATCTTGACACCACATCTTTGGAAAAGGAGTTCCCTCAGGAAGTTGTGGAGGAAATCAAGTCGCTGCGAGCACAATCTGTGCTGGAATCCACACCTGCAGAAATGGAAGTGGAGACTTTGAATGAAAAGAGTATCAGGAGAATCCATAAGGCAATGGACTCGGATGATGTCGAGCTACTTAATCTTCTTTTGAATGAGTCTAAGGTCACTCTAGATGATGCTTATGCACTTCACTATGCATGTGCCTATAGTGATTCTAAGGTTATTCAAGAGGTTCTTAATCTAGGCTTGGCTGATATTAACCTTAGAAATCCCCGAGGATATACAGTTCTTCATGTCGCTGCAAGGCGAAAGGATCCATCCATTTTGGTAGCACTGCTGAAGAAAGGGGCCAATGCATCAGATACTACTCCTGATGGACAAACAGCTCTTGTGATTTGTCAGAGGTTGACGCGGCGCAAGGATTATCATGAGGAAACCGTGCAGTGCAAGGAATCTAACAAAGACAGGCTCTGTGTTGATGTTCTTGAGCGAGAAATGAGAAGAAATTTCAAGTGTGTGACTATGTCTGATTCATCTGAGACAACTGCTGATGATTTGCATATGAAGCTGGATTACTTTGAAAATCGAG TTGCATTTGCTAGGCTGTTGTTTCCTGCTGAGGCTAGAGTTGCCATTGAGAATGCTGAGGTGGATTCAGCCTCGTTGGATACAACATCATTGGCTTTGAAGCGTGCAGGTGCCAATCGCGAAGTAGACCTGAATGAAACTCCGGCTGTTCGAACCAAAAAGATGCAACTAAGATTGCAATCCCTTCAAAAAACAG TTGAGAATGGTAGGCGCTTCTTTCCCCATTGCTCTGAGGTGCTTGACAATTTCTTGGAGGACCTCATACCAGATGTTTTCTTCCTAGAGAAGGGCTCAGAAGAAGAGCAGCGAATCAAGAAGGCGCGATTCATGGAGCTCAAAGACGATGTCCAGAAGGCGTTTCACATGGATATGGCCGAAAACAAACGCCATTCTGGTTTGTCATCGTCCTTGTCTTCCTCTTCTTCGTCGTCTCGCAAGGAAGGTGTTGGCCATAGAGTGAGGAAAAAGTGA
- the LOC130939252 gene encoding VQ motif-containing protein 20-like: MAPPPLHLHSKRESGGTAMPAMKNKTTNTTSHLKINKESHCISKNQNQNHKQQQQRQPVIIYTHSPRVIETNPRDFMQLVQKLTGLPRDKRQQEEEQPVVVEEELEDETTSSSSPPLLTEEYINSCVAPPPPPPPPLMEPMTMMPNYFNTLPPPLFGPDSPEFLLTSNSNCSSNNNNKAPFNFNYADPFFF, from the coding sequence ATGGCCCCTCCGCCATTGCATTTGCACTCCAAGAGAGAAAGCGGTGGCACCGCCATGCCGGCGATGAAGAACAAAACCACCAACACCACCTCGCATCTCAAGATCAACAAGGAATCTCATTGCATCAGCaagaatcagaatcagaatcacAAGCAGCAACAGCAACGGCAACCGGTGATAATATACACGCATTCTCCTAGGGTTATTGAGACGAACCCTCGCGATTTCATGCAATTGGTTCAAAAACTCACCGGCCTCCCTCGCGACAAACGGCAGCAGGAGGAGGAGCAACCGGTCGTGGTGGAGGAGGAGCTGGAGGATGAAACCACGTCGTCATCGTCGCCGCCGCTTTTGACGGAGGAGTATATAAACTCATGTGTCGCGCCTCCTCCTCCTCCGCCGCCGCCGTTGATGGAGCCAATGACGATGATGCCTAATTACTTCAATACATTGCCGCCGCCGCTGTTTGGGCCCGATTCGCCGGAGTTTCTTCTCACGTCCAACTCTAACTGCAgctccaataataataataaggcgCCATTTAACTTTAACTACGCCGATCCCTTTTTCTTCTGA
- the LOC130940641 gene encoding phytoene synthase 2, chloroplastic-like codes for MSSTTCVVVWVSCGSKLENITTTTHQRSVVKCSNNNNDKIRFTSIGSCAISSAAVAASLPSRSSEEKVYEVVLKQAALVREQRKRRTIEIDDDFMTNLDLLNAAYNRCGQVCAEYAKTFFLGTQLMTEERRKAIWAIYVWCRRTDELVDGPNASHITPTALDRWEQRLNDVFQGRPYDMFDAALSHTVSNYPVDIQPFKDMIEGMRMDLKKSRYNNFDELYLYCYYVAGTVGLMSVPVMGIAPDSKSSTETIYNAALALGIANQLTNILRDVGEDARRGRIYLPQDELAQAGLSEDDIFNGKVTDKWRNFMKGQIKRARIFFDEAEKGVSELNSASRWPVWASLLLYRQILDSIEANDYNNFTKRAYVGQAKKLLSLPAAYAKAFLGPQKLTKMIMR; via the exons ATGTCAAGTACTACTTGTGTTGTTGTTTGGGTGAGTTGTGGATCCAAATTAGAGAATATTACAACAACAACTCATCAAAGAAGTGTTGTTAAGTGttctaacaataataatgataagATCAGATTCACAAGTATTGGTTCTTGTGCTATTTCAAGTGCGGCAGTGGCAGCATCATTGCCTTCAAGATCATCGGAGGAGAAGGTGTACGAGGTTGTTCTCAAACAAGCAGCACTTGTCagagaacaaagaaaaagaagaactaTTGAAATTGATGATGATTTCATGACCAACTTGGATCTCTTGAATGCAGCTTATAATCGTTGTGGTCAAGTTTGTGCTGAGTATGCTAAAACTTTCTTCCTTG GCACACAATTGATGACCGAAGAACGCAGAAAAGCCATATGGGCAATTTATG TGTGGTGCAGAAGAACAGATGAACTAGTGGATGGTCCAAATGCATCACATATAACTCCAACAGCATTGGACAGATGGGAGCAGAGATTGAATGATGTCTTCCAAGGTAGACCTTATGATATGTTTGATGCTGCTCTCTCTCACACTGTTTCTAACTACCCTGTTGATATTCAG CCATTTAAGGACATGATTGAAGGGATGAGAATGGACCTAAAAAAATCAAGATACAACAACTTTGATGAGTTGTACCTTTATTGCTACTATGTTGCTGGGACAGTGGGACTCATGAGTGTCCCTGTTATGGGGATTGCACCTGATTCTAAGTCTTCCACTGAGACCATTTACAATGCTGCTTTGGCTCTTGGCATTGCAAATCAACTTACCAACATTCTCAGAGATGTTGGAGAAGA TGCAAGAAGAGGAAGAATATATCTGCCACAAGATGAACTAGCACAAGCAGGGCTATCAGAAGATGACATATTCAATGGAAAAGTAACAGATAAATGGAGGAACTTCATGAAGGGACAAATAAAAAGGGCAAGAATATTCTTTGATGAGGCAGAGAAAGGTGTGTCAGAGTTGAACTCAGCAAGTAGATGGCCTGTTTGGGCTTCATTGTTGTTATATAGGCAAATCTTGGATTCAATTGAAGCCAATGATTATAACAATTTCACAAAAAGAGCTTATGTTGGACAAGCTAAGAAGCTTTTGTCACTTCCTGCTGCTTATGCTAAGGCTTTTTTAGGTCCTCAAAAGTTGACTAAGAtgatcatgagatga